The window AACGCTGACTTCTACTCTTCTGAGAGCTCCTCTTCTTCGGCGTTCTCCCCGGGGCCGAGGTCGCTGTCCGCGCGCCGCCGGACGTCGACCCGGTAGTGTTCGAGGATGTCCCGGCCCAGCAGCATCGGGTAGTCCATGTGCGAGCGGTCCTCGACGGACGCGGCGACGGTGTGCTGGGTGCCCCCGACGCCGACGACCACGTCGACGACGGGACGGGACTTGCCGGACTTGAGGCTGCCCGATTTGATCTTCACGATGTCCTTGATGGGGCCGGTCCCGACATCGGCCGCGAGGCGGGCGTCGATGCTGGTCCTGGTGGCGCCCGTGTCGGATTTGGCCATGATGGACTTGCGCCCGCTGGTGCCGATGACGTCGACCTCCTCGATGTAGCCGATGACGGCGGGTTCGCTCGCCTCCTCTGTCTCGATGCGCGGCGCACAGGAGGGCCGGGAGTCGTCGAGCGTGGTCTCCAGCCGTCGGACGGCCTCCTCGTCGACGGTCGCGCCGGCGCAGTCGAGTGCCAGCCGGGCGATGTGCGGTGCCGGCGAGCGCCCGGTCGCCTCGAACAGCCCCTTGAAGCCGGCTGTGGGGTTCACCTCCAGGATGTACCAGCCGGCGTCACCCTCCACGAGGTCGACGCCGGCGTAGTCCAGCCCCACCACGTCCGTCGCACGGGTCGCGATGTCGACCACCTCGTCGGTGAGCGCGTCGCCGGCGTTCTCGACGTCGCCGCCGAGCGCGACGTTCGTCCGCCAGTCGTCCTCCGGGGCGTGTCGCCGCATCGCCCCGACCACCTCGCCACCGACCACGTACACCCGGAGGTCGGTGTGGCTCTCGGGGTCGCGTTCGAGGAACTGCTGGATGAACGCCTGCCGGGTCCCGACCTTCGGGTTGATACTGTCCTCCTCGCCGAGCTTCCATGTTCCGCCGCCGTGCGTGCCGATGGCGGTCTTGTAGACGAACTCCGGTTCGAACCGGTCCCGGCCCTCCTCCATCCGGTCCTTCGAGAGCGCCATCAGCGCGTCCGGGACGGGGAGGCCCGCGTC of the Haloglomus salinum genome contains:
- a CDS encoding RimK family alpha-L-glutamate ligase; protein product: MSTGTPPGGDAGETTVGVLSLHNSKETKAILNAVDDLGHGTEWLRAENLAVEIEDGEPRLEPDVDVVVNRLLLSKEGHPAELLGLAATVERLAPMLNRPPATLTALHKFASAAALSDAGLPVPDALMALSKDRMEEGRDRFEPEFVYKTAIGTHGGGTWKLGEEDSINPKVGTRQAFIQQFLERDPESHTDLRVYVVGGEVVGAMRRHAPEDDWRTNVALGGDVENAGDALTDEVVDIATRATDVVGLDYAGVDLVEGDAGWYILEVNPTAGFKGLFEATGRSPAPHIARLALDCAGATVDEEAVRRLETTLDDSRPSCAPRIETEEASEPAVIGYIEEVDVIGTSGRKSIMAKSDTGATRTSIDARLAADVGTGPIKDIVKIKSGSLKSGKSRPVVDVVVGVGGTQHTVAASVEDRSHMDYPMLLGRDILEHYRVDVRRRADSDLGPGENAEEEELSEE